One region of Carya illinoinensis cultivar Pawnee chromosome 8, C.illinoinensisPawnee_v1, whole genome shotgun sequence genomic DNA includes:
- the LOC122274360 gene encoding uncharacterized protein LOC122274360 has product MSKLGFSNSWVSLILKCISSVSYCILLNGEPQGFFMPSRGLRQGDPLSPYLFLLCVEVLSCLLLKAEREGSISSVPVGRGPVKVNHLFFADDSLIFCKANSLEWSRVMRILTQYELASGQKLNKEKSSIYFSKNTPSENKSTILKIAGVNATDSFEKYLGLPTMVGRTKIASFHNLIDRVWTRVTNWKTNSLSIVGKEILVKSVLQAIPTYTMEVFLLPQSIINRLDQLLRKFWWGFNEGRAKIQWVKWDKLSKPKLQGGMGFRNFKSFNLALLAKQGWNLLTKPDSLPAQIIKQKYFAKGSLLTANMGLRPSLAWRSLKAGLNLLKEGLIWRVGNGAQVKIWEDRWLPRPHILTSNNGRSPVADVTRVEDLIDPNLRRWDVRLLANLFSQECVETIRTIPIRLGHREDRLSWECTSNGMFTVKSASHLHRALQPSHESGPSASPTREGFWKSLWKLQSSKSKGPPKSDQPCLLTSDLENPPEGYYKLNWDASLNTIEGLVGVGAIIKDNCGRVMGTLKARREVTLSPYAAEAYALMLVVLFCKESGINEIMLEEDSLQVVKQLRDQEEDRRMGGLIIKDTVSILRSFVAWSVCHTKRDANVAAHVLAKNALLSEFDHYDLEDIPCCIKQVVASDACNL; this is encoded by the exons ATGAGCAAGTTGGGTTTCAGTAACAGTTGGGTCTCCCTGATCCTGAAATGCATCTCCTCAGTTTCCTACTGTATCCTACTAAATGGTGAGCCACAAGGTTTCTTCATGCCCTCCCGAGGattaaggcaaggggaccccctCTCCCCTTACCTTTTTCTCCTCTGTGTAGAAGTTTTGTCATGCCTCTTACTCAAGGCAGAAAGGGAAGGAAGCATCTCGAGTGTGCCAGTGGGCAGAGGTCCTGTCAAAGTAAACCACCtcttttttgctgatgatagcttAATATTCTGCAAAGCCAACTCCCTTGAGTGGAGTAGAGTAATGAGGATTTTAACCCAGTATGAACTTGCATCTGGCCAGAAGCTCAACAAGGAAAAATCCTCAATCTATTTCAGCAAGAATACACCATCTGAGAACAAGAGCACCATCCTGAAGATAGCTGGAGTCAATGCAACAGACTCATTTGAGAAGTACCTCGGCCTTCCCACCATGGTGGGGAGAACCAAGATTGCATCCTTCCACAATTTAATTGATAGAGTTTGGACACGAGTGACAAATTGGAAAACAAACTCTCTGTCAATAGTTGGGAAAGAGATCCTAGTTAAATCAGTCCTACAAGCTATCCCTACCTACACCATGGAGGTTTTCCTCCTTCCTCAATCTATAATAAATAGATTGGACCAGCTCCtaagaaaattttggtgggggtttAATGAAGGAAGAGCCAAGATCCAGTGGGTCAAGTGGGATAAACTCAGCAAGCCTAAACTTCAAGGAGGTATGGGTTTTAGGAATTTCAAGAGCTTCAACCTGGCCCTACTTGCTAAACAAGGGTGGAACCTCCTCACAAAACCTGACTCTCTTCCAGCTCAGATCATCAAACAGAAGTATTTTGCAAAAGGAAGCCTTTTGACAGCTAACATGGGACTCAGACCTTCACTTGCCTGGAGGAGTCTAAAAGCTGGCCTGAACCTACTAAAGGAAGGTCTCATATGGAGGGTTGGGAATGGGGCACAAGTCAAAATATGGGAGGATAGATGGCTGCCAAGACCTCATATTCTGACCTCTAACAACGGCAGGAGTCCAGTAGCAGATGTCACTCGGGTGGAAGACTTAATTGACCCTAATCTAAGGAGATGGGATGTCAGATTGCTAGCCAACCTCTTCTCACAGGAGTGTGTGGAGACTATAAGAACCATTCCCATCAGGCTAGGTCACAGGGAGGATAGATTGAGCTGGGAGTGCACCTCAAATGGTATGTTCACTGTCAAGAGTGCATCCCACCTCCATCGTGCATTACAACCCAGCCATGAGAGTGGCCCCTCAGCTAGTCCCACTAGGGAGGGTTTTTGGAAATCTCTGTGGAAGTTGCAA AGCAGTAAAAGCAAAGGCCCCCCAAAGTCTGACCAGCCCTGCCTCCTCACCTCAGACTTGGAGAATCCACCCGAGGGGTATTACAAGTTGAACTGGGATGCATCTCTCAATACCATAGAAGGCCTGGTTGGAGTTGGAGCCATTATTAAAGACAACTGTGGAAGGGTCATGGGAACACTTAAAGCTCGAAGGGAAGTCACTCTATCTCCTTATGCTGCAGAGGCGTATGCTTTGATGTTGGTTGTCCTGTTTTGTAAAGAGTCTGGGATCAATGAGATCATGCTGGAAGAAGACTCTCTTCAGGTAGTCAAACAACTCAGGGATCAAGAGGAAGACAGGAGGATGGGAGGACTTATAATCAAGGACACAGTTTCTATTTTAAGGTCCTTTGTTGCTTGGAGTGTGTGTCATACTAAAAGGGATGCTAATGTGGCAGCACATGTGCTGGCCAAGAATGCCCTTTTGAGTGAATTTGATCATTATGATCTAGAAGATATTCCTTGTTGTATTAAGCAAGTTGTTGCTAGTGATGCTTGTAACCTATGA